Proteins found in one Muntiacus reevesi chromosome 2, mMunRee1.1, whole genome shotgun sequence genomic segment:
- the CPN1 gene encoding carboxypeptidase N catalytic chain, translating to MSDLVSIFLHLLLFKLVAPVTFRHHHYDDLVRMLYKVHNECPHITRVYSIGRSVKGRHLYVLEFSDYPGIHEPLEPEVKYVGNMHGNEALGRELLLQLSEFLCEEFRNRNPRIVRLVEDTRIHVMPSMNPDGYEVAAAAQERDVSGYLVGRNNANGVDLNRNFPDLNTYIYYNEKNGGPNHHLPLPDNWKSQVEPETQAVIQWIRSFNFVLSANLHGGAVVANYPYDKSLEHRVRGFRRTANTPTPDDKLFQKLAKVYSYAHGWMHQGWNCGDYFPDGITNGASWYSLSKGMQDFNYLHTNCFEITLELSCDKFPLQGELQREWLGNREALIQFLEQVHQGIKGMVRDENYNNLADAVISVSGINHDVTSGAHGDYFRLLLPGTYTVTATAPGFDPETVSVTVGPAEPKLVDFQLKRSTPQAAPKRRIPNSGHRGRVLAEKVQPRAARKKETMMKQPQRGPA from the exons ATGTCAGACCTGGTCTCAATCTTCCTCCACCTCCTTCTCTTCAAGTTGGTTGCCCCAGTGACATTTCGCCATCACCACTATGATGACCTCGTGCGGATGCTGTACAAGGTGCACAATGAATGTCCCCACATCACTCGGGTTTACAGCATTGGGCGCAGTGTGAAGGGGAGACACCTCTACGTGCTGGAATTCAGCGACTACCCTGGAATCCACGAACCCT TGGAGCCGGAAGTCAAGTACGTGGGGAATATGCACGGCAATGAGGCGCTAGGCCgggagctgctgctgcagctgtcgGAGTTCCTGTGTGAGGAGTTCCGCAACCGGAACCCGCGCATCGTGCGGCTGGTGGAGGACACGCGCATCCACGTCATGCCGTCCATGAACCCTGACGGCTACGAGGTGGCCGCCGCTGCCCAG GAACGGGACGTCTCTGGGTATCTGGTTGGCAGGAACAATGCAAATGGAGTGGACCTGAACCGCAATTTCCCCGATCTCAATACCTACATCTACTACAATGAGAAGAACGGAGGCCCCAACCACCACTTGCCCCTTCCAGACAACTGGAAAAGTCAG GTGGAACCCGAGACCCAGGCTGTGATACAGTGGATCCGCTCCTTCAACTTTGTCCTTTCAGCCAATCTCCATGGAGGGGCAGTGGTGGCCAATTACCCATATGACAAGTCCCTTGAGCACCGGGTCCGAGGTTTCCGCCGCACTGCCAATACCCCCACGCCTGATGACAAGCTTTTCCAGAAG CTGGCGAAGGTCTACTCCTATGCACATGGATGGATGCACCAAGGTTGGAACTGTGGGGATTACTTCCCAGACGGCATCACCAATGGGGCTTCCTGGTATTCCCTCAGCAAGG GAATGCAAGACTTTAATTATCTCCATACCAACTGTTTCGAGATCACGCTGGAACTTAGTTGTGACAAGTTTCCGCTGCAAGGGGAATTACAACGCGAGTGGCTGGGTAATAGGGAAGCCCTAATCCAATTCTTGGAACAG GTTCACCAGGGCATCAAGGGAATGGTGAGGGATGAGAATTATAATAATCTTGCGGATGCTGTCATTTCTGTCAGTGGGATTAATCATGATGTCACTTCGG GTGCCCATGGCGATTACTTCCGGCTGCTGCTTCCAGGCACCTACACTGTCACTGCCACAGCACCTGGGTTCGACCCAGAGACCGTGAGTGTGACCGTGGGTCCTGCGGAACCCAAGTTG gtTGATTTCCAACTCAAGAGAAGCACCCCTCAAGCAGCCCCTAAGAGGAGAATTCCCAACTCAGGGCATAGAGGCAGAGTCTTAGCAGAAAAAGTGCAACCCCGGGCAGCTAGGAAAAAAGAAACGATGATGAAGCAACCCCAGAGAGGCCCTGCCTGA